A stretch of Sphingomicrobium flavum DNA encodes these proteins:
- a CDS encoding GlsB/YeaQ/YmgE family stress response membrane protein, which yields MEFVQDNGVIAWIVIGLLAGGIAKLLMPGKDPGGCLITILLGIAGAFLAGYLGHLIGWYEPGEGAGFLAAIVGSFLILLVYRLFLKKR from the coding sequence ATGGAATTCGTGCAGGACAATGGTGTCATCGCCTGGATCGTCATCGGTTTGCTGGCCGGTGGTATTGCCAAATTGCTGATGCCGGGCAAGGATCCGGGCGGGTGCCTGATCACCATCCTGCTGGGCATCGCGGGTGCCTTCCTGGCCGGATATCTGGGCCATCTTATCGGCTGGTACGAGCCGGGCGAGGGCGCGGGCTTCCTCGCTGCTATCGTCGGATCCTTCCTGATCCTTCTGGTCTACCGCCTGTTCCTCAAGAAGCGCTGA
- the mnmA gene encoding tRNA 2-thiouridine(34) synthase MnmA, with protein MSPYFDLPCAPEAARIVVAMSGGVDSSVVAALAAKTGAEVIGVTMQLYDHGEAVKRSGSCCAGQDIYDAKTVCDELGIPHYVLDYETRFRDGVIEQFVDEYAMGRTPVPCSKCNQGVKFVDLIGFARDLGATCLATGHYVRRIMGEDGKPQLWKGRDPRRDQSYFLYGTTLEQLNFLRFPLGDLPKSEVRRLAEEAGLEVAGKPDSQDICFVPDGDYASLVKRLRPATAAPGDIVDLNGNRLGGHEGVVHFTIGQRRGLEIGGQAEPLYVIRIEPDTRRVVVGPRRALAIRAASVEEVNWLGEDQREMVAKVRSLAPPVPGRWDGTRFTFDTPEYGVAPGQSAVFYNGERCLGGGTICATEAAELETA; from the coding sequence ATGTCCCCATATTTCGATCTTCCCTGTGCGCCCGAGGCGGCGCGGATCGTCGTCGCCATGTCCGGCGGCGTGGATTCTTCGGTGGTCGCAGCGCTCGCCGCGAAGACCGGCGCGGAGGTGATCGGCGTCACCATGCAGCTTTACGACCATGGTGAAGCGGTAAAGCGTTCGGGCAGCTGCTGCGCCGGCCAGGACATCTATGACGCCAAGACCGTGTGCGACGAGCTGGGCATTCCCCATTATGTGCTCGATTATGAAACCCGCTTTCGCGACGGGGTGATCGAGCAGTTCGTCGACGAATATGCGATGGGTCGAACGCCGGTGCCATGCAGCAAGTGCAACCAGGGCGTGAAGTTCGTCGATCTCATCGGCTTTGCCAGGGATCTGGGCGCGACCTGCCTGGCGACCGGCCATTATGTCCGCCGCATCATGGGCGAGGATGGCAAGCCGCAGTTGTGGAAGGGGCGTGATCCCCGGCGCGACCAGAGCTATTTTCTTTATGGCACCACGCTGGAGCAGCTTAATTTCCTGCGCTTCCCGCTGGGCGACCTGCCCAAAAGCGAGGTGCGGCGGCTGGCCGAGGAAGCGGGGCTGGAAGTGGCGGGCAAGCCCGACAGCCAGGATATCTGCTTCGTGCCCGATGGCGATTATGCTTCGTTGGTGAAGCGGCTGCGCCCCGCGACGGCGGCGCCGGGGGATATTGTCGATCTTAACGGCAACCGGTTGGGCGGCCATGAAGGCGTGGTGCATTTCACTATCGGCCAGCGCCGCGGCCTTGAAATTGGCGGGCAGGCCGAGCCGCTCTATGTCATCCGCATTGAGCCCGACACGCGCCGCGTCGTCGTCGGCCCGCGCCGTGCCCTGGCGATCCGCGCTGCCAGCGTGGAAGAGGTGAACTGGCTGGGCGAGGACCAGCGCGAAATGGTCGCCAAGGTGCGCAGCCTGGCGCCGCCGGTTCCGGGCCGCTGGGACGGCACGCGCTTTACCTTCGACACGCCCGAATATGGCGTGGCGCCGGGGCAGTCGGCGGTCTTCTATAACGGGGAGCGCTGTCTTGGCGGCGGAACGATCTGCGCGACGGAGGCCGCGGAACTGGAAACCGCCTAG
- a CDS encoding PhzF family phenazine biosynthesis protein — translation MNIPFFQVDAFTVDNRPLTGNPAAVMPLDAWLDDKLLQAIAVENNLSETAFIVKDGDKADYALRWFTPGCEVDLCGHATIATGHIFIGDRDKVTFSTRSGILSVARDGDRLLLDVPASRATDPHAMPELIEALGVDPEETLYTSGAEDSYLVILPDEAAVRACRPDFGALKSIEQLIIVSAPGVRSDVASRVFAPGFGIDEDPVTGAAHAALAPYWADRLGKTRFSAFQTSARGGQLDCTLQGDRVLIGGKCTTVIEGEFRL, via the coding sequence ATGAACATCCCCTTCTTCCAGGTCGACGCCTTCACCGTCGACAATCGCCCCCTCACCGGCAATCCGGCCGCGGTCATGCCGCTCGATGCGTGGCTGGATGACAAGTTGCTCCAGGCCATCGCGGTCGAGAACAACCTGTCGGAAACCGCCTTCATCGTGAAGGATGGCGACAAGGCCGATTATGCGCTGCGCTGGTTCACGCCGGGATGCGAAGTCGATCTGTGCGGCCATGCCACCATTGCCACCGGCCATATCTTTATCGGGGATAGGGACAAGGTGACCTTCTCCACCCGCTCGGGCATCCTGTCGGTCGCGCGCGATGGCGATCGCCTGTTGCTCGACGTGCCCGCCTCCAGGGCAACCGATCCGCACGCCATGCCCGAACTCATCGAGGCGTTGGGCGTCGATCCGGAAGAAACACTCTACACTTCGGGCGCCGAGGACAGCTATCTCGTCATCCTTCCCGATGAAGCCGCAGTGCGCGCCTGTCGCCCCGATTTCGGCGCGCTGAAATCGATCGAACAGCTGATCATCGTCAGCGCGCCGGGCGTGCGCAGCGATGTCGCCAGCCGCGTCTTCGCCCCCGGCTTCGGCATTGACGAGGATCCGGTGACCGGCGCAGCGCACGCCGCGCTCGCCCCCTATTGGGCCGACCGCCTGGGCAAGACCCGCTTTTCCGCCTTCCAGACCAGTGCGCGGGGCGGCCAGCTCGATTGCACGCTGCAAGGCGACCGCGTCCTGATCGGCGGCAAATGCACCACGGTGATCGAGGGCGAATTCCGCCTCTAG
- a CDS encoding GlsB/YeaQ/YmgE family stress response membrane protein — MGFIVYLIVGGLLGWLASIVMRTDAQQGIILNVIVGIVGAFLAGLVVSGGSIGDGITLQSVLISLVGAIVLLGIVNLIRRGKVR, encoded by the coding sequence ATGGGATTCATCGTCTACCTTATCGTCGGCGGCCTTCTCGGCTGGCTTGCCAGCATCGTGATGCGCACGGATGCGCAACAGGGCATCATCCTCAACGTCATTGTCGGCATCGTCGGTGCCTTCCTTGCCGGTCTCGTCGTTTCGGGCGGATCGATCGGTGACGGCATCACGCTGCAGAGCGTTCTGATCTCGCTGGTCGGCGCCATCGTGCTGCTCGGCATCGTCAACCTGATCCGCCGCGGCAAGGTCCGCTAA
- a CDS encoding SIMPL domain-containing protein gives MRKTALICSALALAAPVPALAQSSGAAPVAVPAGVTRLDIAATGKVQKVPDLAIISTGVTTRAKTAEQAIADNADRIEAVMAALERAGIEKKDVRTSSITLNPDYQYRENEPPLLTGYNASNQLSVRFRDIAKAGEILDALVSVGANQIYGPNLTFENPDTAYDEARMRALAEGQRRAEQYAAALGKRVVALRLVSETGSGGFIPPPPPPMMERGSDEMMISRTQIVPGQQELSVTLSMSFDLQ, from the coding sequence ATGCGCAAGACTGCCCTGATTTGCAGCGCGCTGGCGCTGGCTGCCCCGGTGCCAGCGCTGGCCCAGTCGAGTGGAGCGGCGCCCGTCGCCGTGCCGGCAGGCGTGACCCGCCTCGACATTGCCGCCACCGGCAAGGTGCAAAAGGTACCCGACCTGGCCATCATCAGCACCGGCGTGACCACGCGGGCAAAAACCGCCGAGCAGGCGATCGCAGACAACGCCGATCGGATCGAGGCCGTCATGGCGGCGCTCGAGCGGGCCGGAATCGAGAAAAAGGATGTGCGGACCAGCAGCATCACGCTCAACCCCGATTATCAATATCGGGAAAATGAGCCGCCACTGCTGACCGGCTATAATGCTTCTAACCAACTGTCGGTACGCTTTCGCGATATCGCCAAGGCGGGTGAGATATTGGATGCGCTGGTCAGCGTGGGGGCGAACCAGATTTACGGTCCCAACCTGACCTTTGAAAATCCCGATACCGCCTATGACGAGGCGCGGATGCGCGCACTGGCCGAAGGGCAAAGGCGGGCCGAACAATATGCTGCTGCGCTGGGCAAGAGGGTCGTCGCCCTGCGGCTGGTGAGCGAAACGGGCAGCGGCGGTTTCATTCCCCCGCCGCCGCCGCCGATGATGGAGCGGGGCAGCGATGAGATGATGATCTCGCGCACCCAGATCGTGCCGGGCCAGCAGGAATTGAGCGTCACGCTGAGCATGAGCTTCGACCTGCAATAG
- the sciP gene encoding CtrA inhibitor SciP codes for MLENQDIRPAQVVGPLGEPLTLDSLPPPSTTRWVVRRKAEVVAAVAGGLLTVDEACERYSISLEEFTSWQRAVDRSGMPGLRVTRIKQYRDQYERQQRY; via the coding sequence ATGCTTGAGAATCAGGACATTCGGCCCGCCCAGGTAGTCGGCCCCCTCGGGGAACCGCTCACCCTGGACTCGTTGCCGCCCCCGTCGACGACCCGCTGGGTCGTGCGCCGCAAGGCCGAAGTGGTGGCCGCGGTCGCCGGTGGCCTGCTCACCGTCGACGAAGCCTGCGAGCGTTATTCGATCAGTCTGGAAGAATTTACCAGCTGGCAGCGCGCGGTCGACCGTTCGGGCATGCCGGGCCTTCGCGTGACCCGTATCAAGCAATATCGCGACCAGTATGAGCGCCAGCAGCGCTACTAA
- a CDS encoding cation diffusion facilitator family transporter: MSGIHHHHHDHAHGDERASLTAKAAMASVSVAIFLVGLKVWASWDTGSVAMLGSLADTSLDLIASLITFFGVRLAARPADDEHRFGHGKAEAIAALFQVVLISVSAIGIAWRGIDRFNSGAQTEGLELGVGVSLVAMAVTVGLLAYQRMVIKRTGSVAIMTDHVHYQSDLLLNLSVIAALVLDQVLGFGLADPIFGIAIAAWLLFGAWKGASYAIDQLMDKEWAPEKRDRFLAMVNAHPEMHGIHELKTRTSGGIDFAQFHIWLDPQMTVERAHRVMDEIEQEIQKEFPGVELLIHPDPKGLPEPGQDTTPETAGEQ; the protein is encoded by the coding sequence ATGAGCGGCATCCACCATCACCACCATGACCATGCGCATGGCGATGAGCGCGCAAGCCTGACGGCCAAGGCCGCCATGGCCTCGGTCTCGGTCGCGATCTTCCTCGTCGGGCTCAAGGTCTGGGCCAGCTGGGATACCGGCTCGGTCGCCATGCTCGGCAGCCTGGCCGATACCAGCCTCGACCTCATCGCCAGCCTCATCACCTTCTTCGGCGTGCGCCTTGCCGCGCGCCCCGCCGACGACGAACATCGCTTCGGCCATGGCAAGGCGGAAGCCATCGCTGCCCTCTTCCAGGTCGTCCTCATTTCCGTCTCAGCCATCGGCATCGCCTGGCGCGGCATCGACCGCTTCAACAGCGGCGCGCAGACCGAAGGGCTGGAACTGGGCGTCGGCGTCAGCCTCGTCGCCATGGCGGTCACGGTCGGTCTGCTTGCCTACCAGCGCATGGTCATCAAGCGCACCGGATCGGTCGCGATCATGACCGACCATGTCCATTACCAGTCCGACCTGTTGCTCAACTTGTCGGTCATTGCGGCGCTGGTGCTCGATCAGGTTCTGGGTTTCGGGCTTGCCGATCCCATCTTCGGCATCGCCATCGCCGCCTGGCTTTTGTTCGGTGCCTGGAAGGGGGCGAGCTATGCCATCGACCAGCTGATGGACAAGGAATGGGCGCCCGAAAAGCGCGACCGCTTCCTCGCCATGGTCAATGCCCACCCCGAAATGCACGGCATCCATGAACTCAAGACCCGCACCTCCGGCGGGATCGATTTCGCGCAATTCCACATCTGGCTCGATCCCCAGATGACGGTCGAACGCGCGCACCGAGTGATGGATGAAATCGAGCAGGAAATCCAAAAGGAGTTTCCGGGCGTCGAACTGCTGATCCATCCCGACCCCAAGGGCCTTCCCGAACCCGGGCAGGACACCACCCCCGAAACCGCAGGCGAGCAATGA